In a genomic window of Streptomyces sp. NBC_01231:
- a CDS encoding DUF1996 domain-containing protein, which translates to MRRNTRKRSKTTHRAIAAAAGLALGAGGLIAVNVYASAHESGNSNTTKRASQDRATQVLAAGNVTISCPDVGAKLTSVPDQARAQVDKELALLDKQVAEAYQRLQTSARAIQQDSNFANNAIMGPLKDKRAATIDRIGIAIGRSAPRPQGLESLASCSLRSAGGQEQGQGQGQGQGQGQGNGAGQNGNGGQGANGPVTTDFVDITKVRPNVQNPPGQRGASQGAFTTRCGVNANKVYNSDNIIVAPGVDNGAHHTHDYVGNQDNDAFTSNEEFAAAATSCRNQGDKSTYYWPVLRLQDGTQEFDAKQLGGGAEGNTGRILTASQVTLNFVGNPRGKVVAMPKFLRIITGDAKAFTNGTANANAAWSCTGFENRQLTDKYPICPQGSKLVRTSKFQSCWDGRSIDSANHRSHVAFADPKTGACPNGFKAVPQLVQSLIYDVKAPSLNDNGKSSPFYAVDGFPEQMHKPITDHGDFINVFDQNLMNQMVQCINTARKCQ; encoded by the coding sequence ATGCGACGCAACACCCGCAAGCGGTCCAAGACAACACATCGGGCCATCGCCGCCGCGGCAGGTCTCGCTCTGGGAGCGGGAGGGCTGATAGCCGTGAATGTGTACGCCTCCGCCCACGAGAGCGGAAACAGCAACACCACGAAGCGCGCTTCCCAGGACCGGGCGACCCAGGTCCTCGCGGCCGGTAACGTCACGATCAGCTGCCCGGATGTCGGGGCGAAGCTGACCTCGGTCCCCGACCAGGCCAGAGCACAGGTCGACAAGGAACTCGCGCTCCTGGACAAACAGGTGGCCGAGGCCTACCAGCGACTGCAAACTTCAGCCAGGGCCATCCAGCAGGACAGCAACTTCGCCAACAACGCGATCATGGGGCCGCTGAAGGACAAGCGGGCCGCGACCATCGACCGGATCGGGATCGCCATCGGCAGGTCCGCTCCCAGGCCCCAGGGTCTTGAATCCCTGGCCTCCTGCTCGCTGCGCTCGGCCGGCGGCCAGGAACAAGGCCAAGGCCAAGGCCAGGGACAGGGACAGGGACAAGGCAACGGCGCCGGCCAGAACGGCAACGGCGGCCAGGGCGCAAACGGACCGGTGACAACCGACTTCGTGGACATCACCAAGGTCCGGCCGAATGTACAGAACCCCCCTGGGCAGCGCGGCGCTTCGCAGGGCGCATTCACGACCCGGTGCGGCGTCAACGCGAACAAGGTGTACAACTCCGACAACATCATCGTCGCGCCCGGTGTCGACAACGGCGCCCACCACACGCACGACTACGTCGGTAACCAGGACAACGACGCGTTCACCTCCAACGAGGAGTTCGCCGCCGCCGCGACCAGCTGCCGCAATCAGGGCGACAAATCCACGTACTACTGGCCTGTGCTCCGACTGCAGGACGGCACCCAGGAATTCGACGCCAAGCAACTCGGCGGCGGCGCCGAGGGCAACACCGGCCGGATCCTGACCGCATCCCAAGTCACCTTGAACTTCGTCGGCAACCCGCGCGGCAAGGTCGTGGCGATGCCCAAGTTCCTGCGGATCATCACCGGTGACGCCAAGGCATTCACCAACGGCACCGCCAACGCCAACGCGGCATGGAGCTGCACCGGCTTCGAGAACCGGCAGCTGACGGACAAGTACCCGATCTGTCCCCAGGGCAGCAAGCTGGTCCGCACGTCGAAGTTCCAGAGCTGCTGGGACGGCCGCAGCATCGACAGTGCCAACCACCGCTCGCACGTCGCCTTCGCCGACCCGAAGACCGGTGCCTGCCCGAACGGCTTCAAGGCCGTCCCGCAGCTGGTCCAGAGCCTGATCTACGACGTGAAGGCGCCGAGCCTCAACGACAACGGAAAGTCCAGCCCGTTCTACGCAGTGGACGGCTTCCCGGAGCAGATGCACAAGCCGATCACCGACCACGGCGACTTCATCAACGTTTTCGACCAAAACCTGATGAACCAGATGGTCCAGTGCATCAACACCGCCCGGAAGTGCCAGTGA
- a CDS encoding AhpC/TSA family protein — translation MTLNAELHAFYTARQQQIPADIRQVMRRAGQELADSGQADRALAVGGQAPDFRLPSATGECVSLTGLLAAGPVVLTFYRGAWCPYCNIALRALQQHHDEITARGARLVAVSPQIPDQSLSLTEKHQLAFSVLSDVGSDAAKQYGLAFDLPDDLAAVYDRLGFDLQRVNGGHPRTLPLPATYVIDREGVIRWAFVDADYTKRAEPSDLLAALDALG, via the coding sequence ATGACCCTCAACGCCGAGCTGCACGCTTTCTACACAGCTCGCCAGCAGCAGATCCCCGCCGATATACGGCAGGTCATGCGGCGGGCCGGCCAGGAACTCGCCGACTCCGGTCAGGCCGATCGCGCACTCGCCGTCGGCGGGCAGGCCCCCGACTTTCGCCTGCCGTCAGCGACCGGCGAGTGCGTGAGCCTGACCGGTCTGCTGGCGGCCGGCCCCGTCGTCCTGACCTTCTACCGTGGGGCCTGGTGCCCGTACTGCAACATCGCCCTGCGCGCCCTCCAGCAGCACCACGACGAGATCACCGCACGCGGCGCCCGCCTCGTCGCCGTCTCCCCGCAAATCCCAGACCAGTCCCTCTCCCTGACCGAGAAGCACCAGCTCGCCTTCAGCGTCCTCAGTGACGTCGGCTCCGACGCCGCCAAGCAGTATGGCCTCGCCTTCGACCTCCCCGACGACCTCGCAGCCGTCTACGACCGGCTCGGCTTCGACCTCCAGCGCGTCAACGGCGGCCACCCACGCACCCTGCCCTTGCCCGCCACCTACGTCATCGACCGCGAGGGCGTCATCCGCTGGGCCTTCGTCGACGCCGACTACACCAAGCGCGCCGAACCCAGCGACCTCCTCGCCGCCCTCGACGCCCTGGGCTGA
- a CDS encoding zinc-dependent alcohol dehydrogenase family protein yields the protein MRGVVMHKAGDVRVEEREDPKIIEPTDAIIRLSATCICGSDLWPYRGIEPVDHTIMGHEYVGVVEEVGDDVQNVKVGDFVVGSFVMSDNTCEICRDGFQSKCVHAVFATTVGTQAEKARIPLADGTLVATPGQPDPELIPALLAASDVLGTGWFAADAAQAGPGKTVAVVGDGAVGLMAILAAKELGAERIIAMSRHPERQKLARYYGATDIVEERGEEGVVKIKELTGGLGAHSVVEAVGTQESFMQAVGATRGGGHLGYVGVNYDAKIPGIQLFFAGIHTLGGPAPVRRYLPDLIQLIWDRKIDPGKVFDLTLPLDQAPEGYKAMDERRATKVLLTL from the coding sequence ATGCGTGGAGTAGTGATGCACAAGGCCGGCGACGTCCGGGTCGAGGAGCGCGAGGACCCGAAGATCATCGAGCCGACCGACGCGATCATCCGGCTGTCCGCGACCTGCATCTGCGGCTCCGACCTGTGGCCGTATCGCGGGATCGAGCCCGTCGACCACACGATCATGGGGCACGAGTACGTGGGCGTCGTCGAAGAGGTCGGCGACGACGTGCAGAACGTCAAGGTCGGCGACTTCGTCGTCGGGTCCTTCGTGATGTCCGACAACACCTGCGAGATCTGCCGGGACGGCTTCCAGTCCAAGTGCGTGCACGCCGTGTTCGCCACGACGGTCGGTACCCAGGCGGAGAAGGCCCGCATCCCGCTGGCCGACGGCACCCTGGTCGCCACCCCGGGGCAGCCCGACCCCGAGCTGATCCCCGCCCTGCTCGCCGCCTCCGACGTGCTCGGCACCGGCTGGTTCGCCGCCGACGCGGCGCAGGCAGGGCCCGGTAAGACGGTCGCGGTGGTCGGTGACGGCGCGGTCGGCCTGATGGCGATCCTCGCCGCGAAGGAGCTGGGCGCGGAGCGGATCATCGCGATGTCCCGCCACCCGGAACGGCAGAAGCTGGCCCGCTACTACGGCGCCACCGACATTGTCGAGGAGCGCGGTGAGGAAGGCGTCGTGAAGATCAAGGAGCTGACCGGCGGGCTCGGCGCGCACTCGGTGGTCGAGGCGGTCGGTACGCAGGAGTCGTTCATGCAGGCCGTCGGCGCCACCCGGGGCGGCGGGCACCTCGGCTACGTCGGCGTGAACTACGACGCGAAGATCCCCGGCATCCAGCTGTTCTTCGCCGGCATCCACACTCTCGGCGGCCCCGCCCCGGTCCGCCGCTACCTGCCCGACCTGATCCAGCTCATCTGGGACCGCAAGATCGACCCCGGCAAGGTCTTCGACCTCACCCTGCCTCTCGACCAGGCCCCCGAGGGCTACAAGGCCATGGACGAACGCCGCGCCACCAAGGTCCTGCTCACCCTCTGA
- a CDS encoding cupin domain-containing protein, which translates to MDHITETPTVKGPADRFTGDVYLNMLQAPAEPGRLAVGLVRFTPGARTNWHSHALGQTLHVTDGVGLVGTRDGNIVRVTAGQTITCPAGQEHWHGATGTTFMAHIAMVVGDDNGDGTTWLEPVTDEQYEQPS; encoded by the coding sequence ATGGACCACATCACCGAAACACCCACCGTCAAGGGGCCGGCCGATCGCTTCACCGGCGACGTCTACCTCAACATGCTCCAGGCACCCGCCGAGCCGGGCCGCCTGGCCGTCGGGCTGGTGCGCTTCACGCCCGGTGCCCGCACCAACTGGCACTCCCACGCCCTGGGCCAGACCCTCCACGTCACCGACGGCGTCGGCCTGGTCGGCACCCGCGACGGCAACATCGTCCGCGTCACCGCCGGGCAGACCATCACCTGCCCGGCAGGCCAGGAGCACTGGCACGGCGCCACCGGCACCACCTTCATGGCCCACATCGCCATGGTCGTCGGCGACGACAACGGCGACGGCACCACCTGGCTCGAGCCCGTCACCGACGAGCAGTACGAACAGCCCTCCTGA
- a CDS encoding methyltransferase domain-containing protein, with product MTASSRAQSFDVAAAQYAASRPSYPAALFDCIEEVAGCRLAGARVADVGAGTGIASVLLRERGADVIAVEPGEAMAGEFHQALPGVPVVRGDGNALPLAEASCDLITYAQSWQWTDPGRSVPEALRVLRAGGALAIWWNTTAFDVPWIREQHGRIAHYCGVKPRSAVRPSDNDAIRLAGLTGLRVERRQVRWSRTVSLDMHLANIGSRSAFLVLEEANRQAFFVDERERLVEIFPREVVEETYVVDLLVALRP from the coding sequence ATGACCGCCAGTTCTCGCGCCCAGTCTTTCGACGTAGCCGCGGCTCAGTACGCGGCGAGTCGGCCTTCTTATCCAGCCGCGCTCTTTGACTGCATCGAGGAGGTCGCAGGCTGTCGCTTGGCGGGTGCCCGGGTCGCCGATGTCGGCGCGGGTACCGGAATCGCCAGCGTGCTGCTGCGGGAGCGAGGTGCTGATGTGATCGCTGTCGAGCCGGGTGAAGCAATGGCTGGTGAGTTCCACCAAGCGCTTCCGGGGGTGCCGGTCGTGAGGGGCGACGGTAATGCTCTGCCGCTGGCCGAGGCTTCCTGCGACCTCATCACGTATGCCCAGTCGTGGCAGTGGACCGACCCTGGCCGGTCCGTCCCGGAGGCATTGCGTGTCCTGCGAGCGGGCGGTGCGCTGGCGATCTGGTGGAACACCACGGCCTTCGACGTGCCGTGGATTCGCGAGCAGCACGGGCGCATTGCGCACTACTGCGGGGTGAAGCCAAGGTCTGCCGTGCGTCCTTCGGACAACGACGCCATCCGGCTGGCGGGGCTGACAGGGCTACGGGTTGAGCGCCGTCAAGTGCGCTGGAGCCGCACTGTCTCCTTGGACATGCATCTCGCTAACATTGGCAGCCGGTCGGCATTCCTCGTCCTTGAAGAGGCTAACCGTCAGGCGTTTTTCGTCGATGAGCGTGAGCGGCTGGTCGAGATTTTTCCTCGTGAGGTGGTGGAAGAGACTTACGTGGTTGATCTCCTGGTCGCGCTCCGCCCCTGA
- a CDS encoding DM13 domain-containing protein, with protein MGRVRKGLTRPLVIAVQVIAVGGAGFGLYWFQPWKLWQDETVEEALPGVVATSAPPAVAPSSEPSEQLSATGPQTLASGELISHEHATSGTVKLVRLADGSHVVRLENLDTSNGPDLRVLLTDAPVKEGEAGWRVFDDGKYVSLGKLKGNKGSQNYALPRDVDPLSYNSVSIWCDRFDVSFGAAELARV; from the coding sequence ATGGGGCGCGTGCGCAAGGGACTGACCAGGCCGTTGGTCATCGCGGTGCAGGTGATTGCGGTCGGCGGGGCCGGCTTCGGGCTGTACTGGTTCCAGCCGTGGAAACTGTGGCAGGACGAGACCGTCGAGGAGGCCCTGCCCGGGGTGGTGGCGACTTCTGCTCCCCCTGCTGTGGCGCCCTCCTCTGAGCCCTCCGAGCAGCTCTCGGCCACCGGTCCGCAGACGTTGGCGAGTGGTGAGCTGATCAGCCACGAGCATGCGACGTCGGGCACGGTGAAGCTCGTACGGCTGGCCGACGGCTCTCACGTCGTCCGGCTGGAGAACCTGGACACCAGCAACGGACCGGACCTGCGTGTCTTGCTGACCGATGCACCGGTGAAAGAGGGGGAGGCCGGTTGGCGCGTCTTCGACGACGGGAAGTACGTCAGCCTGGGCAAGCTCAAAGGCAACAAGGGAAGCCAGAACTACGCCCTGCCCAGGGACGTGGATCCGTTGAGCTACAACAGCGTGAGCATTTGGTGCGACCGTTTCGACGTCTCGTTCGGCGCCGCGGAACTCGCCCGCGTCTGA
- a CDS encoding carboxymuconolactone decarboxylase family protein, with amino-acid sequence MAPQQSPSQQLVGDITPKLADLTDDVLFGDVWERPGLSKRDRSLVTVTALTALYRTDQLRFHLRTALDNGLTKDELSEMITHLAFYAGWPNAMSAATVLKEILAESGN; translated from the coding sequence ATGGCACCGCAGCAGTCCCCCTCACAGCAGCTCGTCGGCGACATCACGCCGAAGCTGGCCGATCTGACCGACGACGTCCTGTTCGGTGACGTGTGGGAGCGCCCGGGGCTGTCCAAGCGCGACCGCAGCCTGGTCACCGTGACCGCTCTGACGGCGCTGTACCGCACCGACCAGCTCCGCTTCCACCTGCGGACCGCACTGGACAACGGCCTCACCAAGGACGAGTTGTCGGAAATGATCACGCACCTGGCCTTCTACGCCGGCTGGCCGAACGCCATGAGCGCCGCCACCGTCCTGAAGGAGATCCTCGCCGAGTCCGGCAACTGA
- a CDS encoding helix-turn-helix transcriptional regulator: MDNREEVREFLTSRRAKITPERAGLPSGPRRRVPGLRRSEVAALADMSVEYYAKLERGNLAGVSPAVLEAVARVLQLDDAERAHLLNLAHAADGSDALTRRPRRRTSQRWTPHRSLQWTLGAITAGPAFVRNGRLDVLAANPLARAFHADVYASPGNQANLARFIFLDPASHSFFPDWDTFADAAVAILRTEAGRNPHDKDLHDLVGELCTRSDEFRTRWGAHNVRNHGTGTKRFHHQVVGDLTLAYEGLEMAAEPGLTLTIYTAEPGSPSAEALALLASWAATHEADLSRDTLSTP; encoded by the coding sequence GTGGACAACCGTGAAGAAGTCCGCGAGTTCCTCACCTCGCGGCGCGCCAAGATCACCCCGGAACGGGCAGGACTGCCCTCCGGCCCCCGGCGGCGCGTGCCCGGCCTGCGCCGCAGCGAGGTGGCGGCCCTCGCCGACATGAGCGTCGAGTACTACGCCAAACTCGAACGCGGCAACCTTGCCGGCGTATCCCCGGCCGTCCTGGAAGCCGTCGCCCGCGTTCTCCAGCTCGACGACGCCGAACGTGCCCATCTGCTCAACCTGGCGCATGCCGCGGACGGCTCCGACGCCCTCACCCGCCGTCCCAGGCGCCGCACCAGTCAACGGTGGACACCCCACCGCAGCCTGCAATGGACCTTGGGCGCCATCACGGCGGGCCCCGCCTTCGTCCGCAACGGCCGCTTGGACGTCCTCGCCGCCAACCCGCTCGCCCGTGCCTTCCACGCCGACGTCTACGCGTCCCCGGGCAACCAGGCGAACCTCGCCCGGTTCATCTTCCTCGACCCCGCCTCCCACAGCTTCTTCCCCGACTGGGACACCTTCGCCGATGCCGCGGTGGCGATCCTGCGCACCGAAGCGGGCCGCAACCCCCACGACAAGGACCTGCACGACCTCGTCGGCGAGCTGTGCACCCGCAGCGACGAGTTCCGCACCCGCTGGGGCGCCCACAACGTGCGCAACCACGGCACCGGAACCAAACGCTTCCACCACCAGGTCGTCGGCGACCTCACCCTCGCCTACGAGGGCCTGGAGATGGCCGCCGAACCGGGCCTAACCCTCACCATCTACACCGCAGAACCCGGCTCCCCGTCCGCAGAAGCACTGGCCCTACTCGCTTCCTGGGCAGCCACGCACGAGGCGGACCTATCCCGCGACACCTTGTCCACCCCGTGA
- a CDS encoding DUF6207 family protein, translated as MKQINDAHVAAPGLAAVEVAATDDETAFAIQELLAQRWATATADRTTRAPGQPGVRLRCYLGVRQELHS; from the coding sequence ATGAAGCAGATCAACGACGCCCACGTCGCCGCGCCGGGCCTGGCCGCGGTGGAAGTCGCGGCCACGGATGACGAGACAGCCTTCGCCATCCAGGAGCTGCTCGCCCAACGGTGGGCGACCGCGACAGCGGACCGTACGACCCGGGCTCCGGGACAACCCGGCGTCCGGCTGCGCTGCTACCTGGGCGTGCGCCAGGAGCTCCACTCGTAG
- a CDS encoding flavodoxin family protein: MAASPAPTEDNYRFDDLRALFINCTLKPSPQLSHTQGLIDKSRAIMDARGVTTDEIRAVDHDIAPGVYPDMTEHGFATDAWPALYEKVTAADILVLAGPIWLGDNSSVTKQVIERLYSCSSLLNSEGQYAYYGRVGGCLITGNEDGVKHCAMNVLYSLQHLGYTVPPQADAGWIGAAGPGPSYLDPGSGGPENDFTNRNTSFMAWNLMHLAALLKRAGGIPAHGNQRTEWDAGCRPGADNPEHR; this comes from the coding sequence ATGGCAGCATCACCCGCGCCAACTGAGGACAATTACCGTTTCGACGACCTGCGTGCGCTTTTCATCAACTGCACACTCAAGCCGTCCCCTCAGCTCAGCCACACCCAGGGGCTCATCGACAAGAGCCGGGCGATCATGGACGCACGCGGGGTGACCACGGACGAGATCCGTGCCGTCGACCACGACATCGCCCCTGGCGTCTATCCGGACATGACCGAACATGGCTTCGCCACGGACGCCTGGCCCGCGCTGTACGAGAAGGTGACGGCCGCTGACATCCTCGTGCTGGCCGGGCCAATCTGGCTGGGCGACAACAGCTCGGTCACCAAGCAGGTCATCGAGCGGCTCTACAGCTGCTCCAGCCTCCTCAACTCCGAAGGCCAGTACGCCTATTACGGACGCGTCGGCGGGTGTCTCATCACCGGCAACGAGGACGGCGTGAAGCACTGCGCCATGAACGTCCTCTACAGCCTGCAGCACCTCGGCTACACCGTCCCGCCGCAGGCCGATGCGGGATGGATCGGTGCGGCGGGGCCCGGTCCGTCGTACCTGGACCCCGGTTCGGGAGGCCCGGAGAACGACTTCACCAACCGCAACACCAGTTTCATGGCCTGGAACCTGATGCACCTGGCGGCCCTGCTCAAGCGCGCCGGAGGGATCCCCGCCCACGGTAACCAGCGCACGGAGTGGGACGCCGGGTGCCGGCCGGGGGCGGACAACCCCGAGCACCGCTGA
- a CDS encoding TetR/AcrR family transcriptional regulator yields the protein MPDVKHFDPDTALDTAMQLFWRQGVAATGIQDVVTATGLNRSSLYATFGGKQELYRAALRRYVEQRSRPGFSRLAGDGRGLPAVHDFFASLIEARCFGAYARWGCMVSNAHAGGDNSDSDVRAALDGHHGELREALRTALVAAEAKNQLTPGTDIEAAADLLALLAYGVNLRSRAGADARELMRTVTGALEALGAG from the coding sequence ATGCCGGACGTCAAACACTTCGATCCCGACACGGCCCTGGACACGGCGATGCAACTGTTCTGGCGCCAGGGCGTGGCCGCGACCGGGATACAGGACGTCGTGACGGCGACCGGCCTGAACCGGTCCAGCCTGTACGCCACCTTCGGCGGCAAGCAGGAGCTGTACCGCGCCGCACTGCGCCGGTACGTCGAGCAACGCTCCCGGCCGGGGTTCAGCCGCCTGGCCGGGGACGGCCGCGGCCTGCCCGCCGTCCACGACTTCTTCGCCTCGCTGATCGAGGCCCGTTGCTTCGGCGCGTACGCCCGTTGGGGCTGCATGGTCTCCAATGCCCACGCCGGCGGTGACAACAGCGACTCCGACGTCCGGGCCGCCCTCGACGGACACCACGGGGAGCTACGGGAGGCGTTGCGCACGGCGCTTGTCGCCGCCGAGGCCAAGAATCAGCTCACACCGGGCACCGACATCGAGGCTGCGGCGGACCTGCTGGCTCTGCTCGCCTACGGCGTGAATCTACGCTCGCGCGCGGGCGCCGACGCTCGGGAGCTGATGAGGACCGTGACCGGCGCCCTTGAAGCGCTCGGGGCGGGCTGA